One genomic segment of Nicotiana tabacum cultivar K326 unplaced genomic scaffold, ASM71507v2 Un00273, whole genome shotgun sequence includes these proteins:
- the LOC107773303 gene encoding uncharacterized protein LOC107773303 has translation MGSTDFDVSSAFGTHEFIPKPSSPLFEQSSDVPGVSLVPVSFSGINFGGWKRSIIISLSARNKIAFVDSSLPKPPDNSIESKQWDICNNMVISWLISSLSPDIADSVQYSKTAKEIWRHLNKRYGTEGILKKEEEDRLHHFLMGLNEVYVSVRSNLLMMQPPPTLDSAYNILLQDERQRQINSNSQFGPDSTAFTAKVNLNHQSSPNTNYRPPGSNTQRQYVQRVNFDQAKGNLFYRYCKKSGHVIDKCFKLHGFPPGFPSDDCMNSSSLPTDGTTNNNSQGSLVLGLTKQ, from the exons ATGGGATCTACTGATTTTGATGTAAGTAGTGCATTTGGCACACATGAGTTCATTCCCAAACCCTCTAGTCCTTTGTTTGAACAGTCTTCAGATGTTCCAGGTGTTTCGCTTGTACCAGTTTCTTTCTCTGGAATAAATTTTGGGGGTTGGAAAAGGAGTATAATTATTTCTTTGTCTGCTAGGAACAAAATTGCGTTTGTTGATAGTAGTTTGCCTAAACCTCCTGATAATTCCATCGAGTCTAAGCAGTGGGACATATGTAATAATATGGTAATTTCATGGTTAATAAGTTCTTTATCTCCTGATATTGCGGATAGTGTCCAGTATTCTAAAACAGCTAAAGAAATATGGAGACATTTAAATAAAAGATATGGGACT GAAGGTATTCTCAAAAAGGAGGAAGAGGATAGACTTCATCATTTTCTCATGGGGCTGAATGAAGTTTATGTTAGTGTCAGGAGCAACTTGCTCATGATGCAACCACCTCCAACACTAGACAGTGCATATAACATTCTTCTTCAAGATGAAAGGCAAAGGCAGATCAATTCCAACTCTCAGTTTGGTCCCGATTCAACTGCCTTCACTGCCAAAGTCAACCTTAACCATCAGTCCAGTCCCAACACAAATTATAGACCTCCTGGTTCCAACACTCAGAGACAGTATGTCCAAAGAGTGAACTTTGATCAAGCCAAAGGGAATCTATTCTACAGATATTGCAAGAAGAGTGGGCACGTAATTGATAAGTGCTTCAAGCTTCATGGTTTCCCTCCTGGTTTCCCTTCTGATGATTGTATGAATTCTTCTTCTCTTCCTACTGATGGAACTACCAACAATAATTCACAGGGTTCATTGGTACTTGGTTTAACCAAACAGTAA